Proteins encoded by one window of Dioscorea cayenensis subsp. rotundata cultivar TDr96_F1 chromosome 6, TDr96_F1_v2_PseudoChromosome.rev07_lg8_w22 25.fasta, whole genome shotgun sequence:
- the LOC120262851 gene encoding RING-H2 finger protein ATL3-like yields the protein MLFPFIHKSSGPLASSVSVPPSPFSQHTAPSPLFPACSPLVSSLSPIERHFLLGRPVCLLLMYHLYYICVCVYIYKPHLPLLPSPKFIPKPELSNHKNYRDTHIYIPVAMPIPVPPTFTPKSDNMPSMSMSSSSESVDGAALKISGEVMVGAVIFLFMVLVFVILLYLYARRYWGATLGLNGSSHSRRLIFVPDTAPRRRGLDESVLHSLPVATFCSSDFKDGLECAVCLSDISDGEKFRLLPKCNHGFHLECIDMWFFSHSTCPLCRSAVAPEPIMRVPGNPVPAAPSTEEIEAEAEAEAEVPTPEFPTNVLFWGTPNQVSATVPPIQIQGSSSAPQRTEGVLVIDIPKRAMEGFSSSVSTFTSSRATVEEAKSPAEASDMKSPASARFKSLIRLLSFGKRSAAGPSTSSWSSPREGGDVELGQGVLATATTPRTPPMRS from the coding sequence ATGTTATTCCCATTCATTCATAAATCAAGTGGTCCACTGGCAAGTTCTGTCTCTGTCCCTCCATCTCCGTTCAGTCAACACACAGCGCCTTCCCCTCTCTTTCCTGCCTGCTCCCCCCTTGTCAGTTCTCTCTCACCAATAGAGCGTCATTTCCTTTTGGGCCGCCCTGTGTGCCTTTTGCTTATGTATCATCTATactatatatgtgtgtgtgtgtatatatataaacctcaTCTCCCCCTCCTCCCAAGTCCCAAGTTCATTCCGAAACCAGAGCTAAGTAACCACAAGAACTACCgagacacacacatatacatccCAGTTGCAATGCCGATTCCGGTGCCTCCAACATTTACACCAAAGTCCGACAACATGCCGAGCATGAGCATGAGCAGCAGCAGCGAGAGTGTAGATGGAGCTGCTCTTAAGATAAGTGGCGAGGTGATGGTTGGCGCTGTCATATTCCTTTTCATGGTTCTTGTCTTTGTCATCCTCCTCTACTTATACGCCAGGCGCTACTGGGGTGCCACCCTCGGACTCAACGGCTCTTCACATTCCCGCCGCCTTATCTTCGTTCCAGACACCGCCCCCCGTCGCCGCGGCCTAGATGAATCCGTACTCCACTCTCTCCCCGTTGCTACCTTCTGCTCCTCCGACTTCAAGGACGGCCTCGAGTGTGCCGTTTGCCTCTCTGACATCTCCGATGGCGAGAAATTTCGCCTCCTCCCCAAGTGTAACCATGGCTTCCATTTGGAGTGCATAGACATGTGGTTCTTCTCCCACTCCACCTGCCCTCTCTGCCGTTCCGCTGTCGCCCCTGAACCTATTATGCGGGTTCCAGGAAACCCAGTGCCCGCCGCTCCTTCTACAGAGGAGATAGAGGCAGAGGCAGAAGCAGAAGCAGAGGTTCCCACGCCGGAATTCCCGACCAATGTGCTCTTCTGGGGCACCCCGAACCAGGTCAGCGCCACAGTCCCTCCGATACAAATACAGGGGTCCTCAAGTGCTCCGCAGAGGACGGAAGGGGTGCTGGTCATCGACATCCCAAAAAGAGCCATGGAGGGCTTCTCTTCCTCTGTTTCTACATTCACGTCCAGCAGAGCCACGGTGGAGGAGGCCAAGTCCCCGGCGGAAGCTTCCGACATGAAGTCTCCGGCCTCGGCCAGGTTTAAGTCATTGATAAGGCTATTGAGTTTTGGAAAGAGGAGTGCTGCCGGACCCTCCACCTCGTCTTGGAGCAGCCCGAGAGAAGGAGGCGATGTGGAGCTGGGTCAGGGAGTGCTTGCGACTGCTACCACTCCCAGAACACCACCCATGCGTTCATAG
- the LOC120263619 gene encoding uncharacterized protein LOC120263619 gives MLLKGEKLLRLIQPRHCRWFLRINRGFMALNKNAVTCFSCFQGFSHLSNASDNHKLISTRHWVNMGTASRPGFETALSVKCSMDHHNALPRKFEDDDRDRDHELARAYAAAPYSLLLSDSDVIPRRDLGSKVVNEHGASRHGRPLGFLEHTMPKKMVVAVDVDEVLGSFLSALNKFIADRYSSNHSLSEYHVYEFFKIWNCTRAEADIRVHEFFKTPYFKKGIHPIPGARLTLEKLSTFCDLSVVTSRQNAIKDLTLEWIGEHYPGLFQEVHFGNHFALDGQSRSKSEICRSLGAQVLIDDNPRYALECAEVGLKVLLFDYNNSYPWSKSDSAVSHPLVTKVHNWQEVEQTLASWILS, from the exons ATGTTGTTAAAAGGGGAGAAATTGTTACGATTGATACAACCTCGTCATTGTCGCTGGTTTCTTCGGATTAATCGTGGTTTTATGGCTTTGAATAAGAATGCTGTCACTTGCTTTAGTTGTTTCCAGGGATTCAGTCATTTGAGCAACGCTAGTGATAACCATAAGCTCATTAGTACCAGGCATTGGGTGAACATGGGCACTGCTTCCAGGCCTGGTTTTGAGACTGCACTTAGCGTTAAATGCTCCATGGATCATCATAACGCCCTTCCCAGAAAGTTTGAGGATGATGATCGTGATCGTGATCATGAATTGGCGAGGGCTTATGCCGCCGCACCATATAGCCTTTTGCTATCTGATTCTGATGTTATTCCTAGAAGGGATTTGGGTTCGAAAGTTGTGAATGAGCATGGTGCAAGCAGACATGGACGCCCTCTAGGTTTCCTGGAACACACAATGCCCAAGAAAATGGTTGTTGCTGTTGACGTTGATGAAG TTCTTGGGAGCTTTCTGTCGGCTCTGAACAAATTTATTGCAGATCGCTACTCCTCAAATCACTCATTGTCAGAGTATCATGTTTACGAGTTCTTTAAG ATATGGAATTGCACTAGAGCTGAAG CTGATATCCGTGTCCATGAATTCTTTAAAACTCCTTACTTCAAAAAGGGAATTCATCCCATCCCTGGTGCTCGGCTCACTCTTGAAAAACTGTCCACATTTTGTGATCTATCTGTAGTGAC ATCTCGGCAGAACGCAATCAAAGATCTGACTCTTGAGTGGATTGGAGAGCACTACCCTGGTTTGTTTCAGGAAGTTCACTTTGGGAATCATTTTGCTTTGGATGGACAGTCAAGATCAAAATCTGAGATTTGCAG ATCCCTGGGAGCTCAAGTTTTGATTGATGACAACCCAAGATATGCATTAGAGTGTGCTGAAGTAGGTTTAAAAGTCTTACTCTTTGACTACAATAACTCATACCCCTGGTCCAAGTCCGACTCAGCAGTTTCACACCCTCTGGTAACCAAGGTTCATAACTGGCAAGAAGTGGAGCAGACTCTGGCATCCTGGATATTGTCTTAG